A section of the Perognathus longimembris pacificus isolate PPM17 chromosome 7, ASM2315922v1, whole genome shotgun sequence genome encodes:
- the Paqr7 gene encoding membrane progestin receptor alpha produces MAMAVAQRFSHLLSSLWQVGRGPVQPEPVFTVDRAEVPPLFWKPYIYAGYRPVHRTWRFYFRTLFQPHNEAVNVWTHLLAALALLLRLAMLAGSTDLRQDPHALPLFIIVLASFTYLSFSALAHLLQAKSEFWHYSFFFLDYVGVAVYQFGSALAHFYYAIEPTWHAHVQAIFLPTAAFLAWLSCAGSCYNKYIQKPGLLGRVCQEVPSALAYALDISPVVHRILVSPHPDADDPALLYHKCQVVFFLLAAAFFSTVMPERWFPGSCHMFGQGHQVFHVFLVLCTLAQLEAVTLDYEARRPIYEPLHARWPHNFSRLFLLTVAGSVLTALLLSQLVRRKLHRKTK; encoded by the coding sequence ATGGCCATGGCCGTAGCCCAGCGGTTCAGCCACCTGCTGTCCAGCCTGTGGCAGGTGGGCCGGGGGCCGGTGCAGCCCGAGCCCGTGTTCACGGTGGACCGCGCCGAGGTGCCGCCGCTCTTCTGGAAGCCCTACATCTACGCGGGCTACCGGCCTGTGCACCGGACCTGGCGCTTCTACTTCCGCACGCTCTTCCAGCCGCACAACGAGGCGGTGAACGTGTGGACGCACCTGCTGGCCGCCCTGGCGCTGCTGCTGCGCCTGGCCATGCTGGCGGGCTCGACCGACTTGCGCCAGGACCCGCACGCCCTCCCGCTCTTCATCATCGTCCTGGCCTCCTTCACCTACCTCTCCTTCAGCGCCCTGGCGCACCTCCTGCAGGCCAAATCCGAGTTCTGGCACTACAGCTTCTTCTTCCTGGACTACGTGGGCGTGGCCGTGTACCAGTTTGGCAGCGCCCTGGCACACTTCTACTATGCCATCGAGCCCACCTGGCATGCCCACGTGCAGGCCATCTTCCTGCCCACCGCCGCCTTCCTCGCCTGGCTCTCCTGCGCCGGCTCCTGCTACAACAAGTACATCCAGAAGCCCGGCCTGCTGGGCCGCGTGTGTCAGGAGGTGCCCTCCGCGCTGGCCTACGCGCTGGACATCAGCCCCGTGGTGCACCGCATCCTGGTGTCCCCGCATCCTGACGCCGACGACCCGGCTCTCCTCTACCACAAGTGCCAGGTGGTCTTCTTCCTCCTGGCCGCGGCTTTCTTCTCCACCGTCATGCCCGAGCGCTGGTTCCCGGGCAGCTGCCACATGTTTGGGCAGGGCCACCAGGTGTTTCACGTCTTCCTGGTGCTGTGCACACTGGCTCAACTGGAGGCCGTGACCCTGGACTACGAGGCCCGGCGGCCCATCTATGAGCCTCTGCACGCTCGCTGGCCCCACAACTTCTCCCGACTCTTCCTGCTCACTGTGGCTGGCAGTGTGCTCACCGCCCTCCTTCTCAGCCAGCTGGTGCGCCGCAAGCTCCATCGGAAGACCAAATGA